In Flavobacterium sp. N1736, the following are encoded in one genomic region:
- a CDS encoding CsgG/HfaB family protein, giving the protein MRVHHYLILLFAFLFSGCGAFYNQPTGVEKAVLGESTPATSLLKELPKPKEQIVVGVYKFRDQTGQYKPQENGSNFSTAVTQGATSILLKALEDSKWFIPIERENIGNLLQERNLIRSTRQEYSKNANPNEPQLTPLLYAGVLLEGGIISYDSNIITGGFGARYFGAGGSVKYRQDRVTIYLRMISTSNGKILKSVYVSKTILSQAIDESLFKYVNFKRLLEVETGYTTNEPVHMAVTEAIEKAVESLVLEGIKDNIWETDAPKWQVDNLLKEYNKETETANATALYGRLLENRRSKFAIEISGGATLMDGDYQDPLLRPFGRGALKFFISPSFNISASTNVVNLANKNLLDVGYITYDLNLEYILLPRDRFTPYIYAGGGLGTNKKFENEHGKFQYGLGLEYLVSNRIGIKLFAEQNINFSDNIDYIETGTRDDYYYKFGLGLTYYFAKKKK; this is encoded by the coding sequence ATGAGAGTACATCACTACTTAATACTGTTATTCGCCTTTTTATTTTCAGGTTGCGGCGCTTTTTACAATCAGCCAACCGGAGTAGAAAAAGCAGTTTTGGGCGAAAGTACACCGGCAACTTCTCTATTAAAAGAACTTCCAAAACCAAAAGAACAAATTGTGGTTGGAGTTTATAAATTCAGGGATCAGACAGGACAATATAAACCTCAGGAAAACGGAAGCAATTTTAGTACAGCCGTAACCCAGGGCGCCACTTCGATTTTGCTAAAGGCGCTCGAAGATTCTAAATGGTTTATACCAATCGAGCGTGAAAATATTGGAAACTTACTGCAGGAACGAAACCTTATTCGATCTACAAGACAAGAGTATTCAAAAAATGCCAATCCAAACGAGCCACAATTAACACCGTTGTTATATGCGGGAGTTTTATTAGAAGGCGGCATTATTTCGTATGATTCAAATATTATCACAGGCGGTTTTGGAGCCCGATATTTTGGAGCCGGAGGTTCTGTTAAATACCGTCAGGATCGCGTTACGATTTATCTCAGAATGATTTCAACATCAAACGGAAAAATTTTAAAATCAGTTTACGTTTCAAAAACCATTTTATCTCAGGCAATCGACGAAAGTTTATTTAAATATGTCAATTTTAAAAGACTTCTGGAAGTAGAAACCGGTTATACCACAAACGAACCTGTACACATGGCGGTAACCGAAGCCATCGAAAAAGCCGTTGAATCGTTGGTTTTAGAAGGAATAAAAGACAATATCTGGGAAACTGACGCGCCAAAATGGCAAGTCGATAATTTATTAAAAGAGTATAATAAAGAAACCGAAACAGCCAATGCAACCGCACTTTACGGAAGATTATTAGAAAACCGAAGAAGCAAATTTGCCATTGAAATTTCCGGAGGCGCAACCTTAATGGATGGTGATTATCAGGATCCGCTTTTAAGACCTTTTGGGCGCGGTGCTTTAAAGTTTTTTATTTCACCCAGTTTTAATATCAGCGCATCGACAAATGTTGTAAATCTTGCCAATAAAAATTTACTCGATGTGGGTTACATTACTTACGATCTAAATCTCGAATATATTTTACTTCCGCGCGATCGTTTTACACCTTATATATATGCGGGCGGCGGACTCGGAACAAATAAAAAATTTGAAAACGAACATGGTAAATTTCAATACGGTTTAGGTCTTGAATATCTGGTTTCGAACAGGATTGGAATAAAATTATTTGCGGAACAAAATATTAATTTCAGCGATAATATCGATTATATAGAAACAGGAACCCGCGATGATTACTACTATAAATTCGGACTTGGACTGACGTATTATTTTGCCAAAAAGAAAAAATAA
- a CDS encoding carboxypeptidase regulatory-like domain-containing protein, producing the protein MKYLYKIASVLFLLFLISCSEEKIGDSEFGTVTGRVVTADTFEPLENVKVLSSPATSTVFTDADGKFTIPNVKVGEYSFQAQKDEYVAKFEAVTITANNTSEIVFELSKSTANNKPPTVPVLVNPVDNSTAQDVAIDLTWTVTDPDNDELTYTVSLRNDNNSEVKMYEAVKDKKLALKDLLFGVKYYWQVTVNDGINTSVLSPIGAFTTISFPATRHLFVKKINDNNVIFTADDAGKQYQLTSSDKNSWRPRRNNQSKKIAFIAATGSQNDIYTMNFDGTEMKRITNSVPIAGFNSDYIGYSWNASGNEFIYPNFDKLYKINSDGSGLTKIFQTPNGKFISECDWSADGSKIALKVNDANGYNAEIYVINPSGVITTIIVSGENGAIGGLNFSVTGLKLVYTKDISGFENAAYRQLDSRIFEYNFLTSASYQIITDKATGTNDLDVRYSPNESELIFTNTSNDGISIKNTVKTGIGVANSRTVLFSGTSMPDWE; encoded by the coding sequence ATGAAGTATTTATACAAAATAGCCAGCGTACTTTTTTTATTGTTTTTGATTTCATGTAGTGAAGAAAAAATAGGAGATTCTGAATTTGGTACCGTTACCGGAAGAGTCGTTACGGCAGACACTTTTGAACCTTTAGAAAACGTAAAAGTATTATCGAGCCCGGCAACAAGTACCGTATTTACAGATGCCGATGGAAAATTCACGATTCCGAATGTAAAAGTAGGCGAATATTCCTTTCAGGCTCAAAAAGACGAATATGTAGCAAAATTTGAAGCCGTAACCATAACAGCAAATAACACTTCAGAGATTGTTTTTGAACTCTCAAAATCAACAGCAAATAATAAACCGCCAACAGTTCCGGTATTAGTAAATCCCGTTGATAATTCTACAGCTCAGGATGTTGCGATAGATTTAACGTGGACAGTTACAGATCCTGATAATGACGAATTAACATATACCGTATCGCTTAGAAATGATAATAACAGCGAAGTAAAAATGTATGAAGCCGTAAAAGACAAAAAACTAGCCTTGAAAGATCTTTTATTTGGTGTAAAATATTATTGGCAGGTTACGGTAAACGACGGAATAAATACGTCGGTTTTAAGCCCAATTGGTGCTTTTACCACAATTTCGTTCCCGGCAACAAGGCATTTGTTTGTAAAAAAAATAAACGATAACAATGTAATTTTTACTGCCGATGATGCCGGAAAACAATATCAGCTGACAAGTTCAGATAAAAATTCCTGGCGTCCAAGAAGAAACAATCAGTCAAAAAAAATAGCTTTTATAGCAGCAACCGGTTCTCAAAATGATATTTATACCATGAATTTTGACGGAACAGAAATGAAGCGCATTACAAATTCAGTTCCCATTGCAGGGTTTAATTCAGATTATATTGGATATTCCTGGAACGCATCAGGAAATGAATTTATATATCCAAACTTTGATAAACTATACAAAATCAATAGTGACGGCAGCGGTTTAACAAAAATATTTCAGACACCAAACGGTAAATTTATATCGGAATGCGACTGGAGCGCCGACGGATCTAAAATTGCACTCAAAGTAAATGACGCAAACGGGTATAATGCCGAAATTTATGTCATTAATCCGTCAGGAGTAATAACAACAATCATTGTTTCAGGAGAAAACGGAGCAATTGGAGGATTGAACTTTTCCGTAACCGGTTTAAAATTAGTGTATACAAAAGATATTTCAGGATTTGAAAACGCAGCGTACCGACAATTAGATTCGAGAATTTTTGAATATAATTTTCTAACTTCTGCTTCTTATCAAATTATCACCGATAAAGCAACAGGAACAAACGATCTTGATGTTAGGTATTCTCCAAACGAATCTGAATTGATTTTTACCAACACATCCAACGATGGAATTTCAATAAAAAATACGGTAAAAACTGGTATCGGAGTTGCAAATTCAAGGACTGTGTTGTTTTCAGGAACTTCGATGCCGGATTGGGAATAA
- a CDS encoding AIR synthase related protein: MSSDSSKRYAQRGVSASKEDVHNAIKNIDKGLFPQAFCKIVPDYLTQDSDHCLIMHADGAGTKSSLAYMYWKETGDISVWKGIAQDALIMNIDDLLCVGATDNILLSSTIGRNKNLIPAEVISAIINGTEELINELKSFGVTIHSTGGETADVGDVVRTIIVDSTVTARMKRSDVVDNANIKAGDVIVGLASFGQATYEKSYNGGMGSNGLTSARHDVFSKYLAKKYPESYDALVPEELIYSGQVNLTDAVENSPINAGQLVLSPTRTYAPIIKKILDKYTPNDIHGMVHCSGGAQTKILHFVQNLHIIKDNLFPVPPLFKLIQEQSKTDWKEMYQVFNCGHRMEIYVPENIAQDIIAISKSFNVDAQIVGRVEAADAKKLTITSEYGTFEY, from the coding sequence ATGAGTTCAGATTCTAGCAAAAGGTACGCACAAAGAGGTGTTTCGGCATCAAAAGAAGACGTACACAACGCCATAAAAAATATTGACAAAGGTTTATTCCCACAAGCATTCTGCAAAATTGTTCCTGATTATCTTACTCAGGATTCTGATCATTGCTTAATTATGCATGCAGATGGAGCCGGTACAAAATCGTCTTTGGCGTATATGTACTGGAAAGAAACCGGAGACATTTCTGTTTGGAAAGGAATTGCTCAGGATGCTTTAATCATGAATATCGACGATTTATTATGTGTTGGCGCAACCGATAATATTTTGCTTTCATCCACTATTGGAAGAAATAAAAATCTAATTCCTGCAGAAGTTATTTCAGCAATTATCAACGGAACCGAAGAATTAATCAACGAACTTAAATCTTTTGGCGTAACGATTCATTCAACCGGAGGAGAAACTGCCGATGTTGGCGATGTAGTGCGTACCATAATTGTAGATTCAACCGTAACAGCCCGCATGAAACGCAGCGATGTTGTAGATAATGCAAACATTAAAGCCGGTGATGTAATTGTTGGTTTGGCATCTTTTGGTCAGGCGACTTACGAAAAAAGTTATAATGGCGGAATGGGAAGTAATGGTTTAACATCTGCACGTCATGACGTTTTTAGTAAATATTTAGCTAAAAAATATCCTGAAAGTTACGATGCACTTGTTCCCGAAGAATTAATTTATTCAGGTCAGGTAAATTTAACCGATGCCGTAGAAAACAGCCCAATAAACGCAGGTCAGTTAGTACTTTCTCCAACAAGAACTTACGCACCAATTATCAAGAAAATTTTAGATAAATATACACCAAACGATATTCACGGAATGGTGCATTGCAGCGGTGGAGCGCAAACTAAAATTTTACATTTCGTTCAGAATTTACATATTATAAAAGATAATTTATTTCCCGTTCCGCCATTATTTAAACTAATTCAGGAACAATCAAAAACCGATTGGAAAGAAATGTATCAGGTTTTCAATTGCGGTCACCGTATGGAAATTTACGTTCCCGAAAATATTGCTCAGGATATTATTGCGATTTCAAAATCATTCAATGTCGATGCACAAATCGTAGGTAGAGTAGAAGCGGCCGATGCCAAGAAACTGACAATTACCAGCGAATATGGAACATTCGAGTATTAG